The genomic region CCGACGACCAAGGCCGGATGATGCGGGCTTTCCCAAATGACACCGTTCTGTAACGACAGAGTCGTGTGACGAGTGTGTCTCCACACAACACAGCCGCCGGGGGTGGGAGGGCCTGATGAGCCGCCGTCCGATCGTGTCAGACGCCGTGACATGGGAATTCAACGCCACGTACCTGGCCGAGAACGGCGAGCGGGTTCCGCTGCCGACAAGCCTGAGGTACGACCCGGCCGATCCGATCGCGATCACCATGAGCATGTGGGTGACCGATCAGAAAGCCGTCGTGTGGACTTTCGCGCGCCGGCTCTTCGTCGACGGGGCACGCCGCTGCGCGGGGCTCGGTGACGTCCGGGTCCGCCCGATCGTCCGGGACCGCCGTCGGGTGCTGCTGGTCGAGCTTTCCAGCCCCGGCGGACACGCGATGATCGAGCTGCCCGCGGACCGGGTCGGTGACTTCGTCTGCCACACCTACGACCTGCTGCCCGCGTCGGCGGAGGACGCCGTGGTCGAGCGCGATCTGGTGCTGCGGGTGCTGCGAGGACGCAGCCGCAGCTGACCGGCCGGTGGCACCCGGACGTCTGGACTGATCGGCCTCCGGACGTCCGGTGGTGAGCCTGGCGCCGCGACCGGCCCGCCGGCCGTGACCGCTGCCGGCCCGCCGGCTACAGCGGGGCCGTCCAGCGGAGGTGGGTGCCGCCGCCGGGGGGCGTGGTGACGGAGCAGGCGCCGCCGACGATCTCGGCGCGGGTGCGGAGGTTGTCCAGGCCGCTGCGCCGGGTGGAGTCGCCGATGCCGACCCCGTCGTCGACCGCGTCGAGGGCGATGGTGTCGCCCTGCACGGCGAGCCGGAGCTCGGCGGTGGTGGCGCGGGCGTGCCGGGCGGTGTTGGTGAGGGCCTCGCGGGCGACCGCGAGCAGGTGGTCGGCGAGCCGCTCGTCGACGAGGGAGTCGAGCGGGCCGCTCAGCGTGATCACGGGGTTGAAGCCGAGCGCGGGCCGGATGTCCTCGGAGATCTTCTCCAGCGCCCCGCGCAGGCGTCCGCCGCGGGTGGGGTGGGTGCTGCGGAGCTCGAAGATGGTGCGGCGGATGTCCTTGATGGTGGCGTCGATGTTCTCGATGTAGGCGGTGATGCGGTCGGCGTTGGACGGGTTCTCGTACTGGGCGAGATCCTGCATGCCGAGCGCGACGGCGAACAGCCGCTGGATGACGTGGTCGTGCAGGTCCCGGGCGATGCGCCCGCGGTCGGCGAGGACGAGCAGACGCTCCTGGTCGGCCTTGGTGTGGGCGAGCTCGAGCGCGATGGCGATGTGGCCGGCGAAGCTGGTGGCGAGGACGAGGTCGGTGTCGGTGAAGGCCCGGGCTCCGTGGTCCCGGCCGACGAGCAGCGCCCCGTCACACTGGTCCGTCCCGGCGACCAGGGGGACGACCATCAGCGGGCCGGTGCGGTCCGTGCGCTCGTCCGGCAGGGCGTCGAGCTGGGCGTTGTCGACCCGCAGGGCCTGCCGCTCGGTGAGGACCCGGCCGGTCAGGGTGTGTTCGAGGGGGATGCGCCGCCCCGCCCGCCCGCCGCCGGCATCCCGTTCCTGGTCTCGTTCCTGATCGTGGTCCTGGTCGGTCACCGCGACGGCGACGCGGGCGTGCTGGCCGGCGCCGTCCCCGTCCTCGGCGCGCAGCGCGAGGGCGACGAAGGTCGCGTCGGCGACGTCGAGCACCCGGCGGGCCAGCATCCCGAACGAGTCGGGCGCCCCGGCCATGAACAGCCGGGTGATCTCGGCCGAGGCTGTCATCCACAGGTGCCGCTGCTGCGACTCGTGGTAGAGCCGCGCGTTCTCGATGGCCACCCCGGCGTTGGCGGCCAGCGCCAGGGCGAGCTCCTCGTCCTCCGCGGTGAACGGGGCGTCATCGTGCTTGTCGGTGAGGTACAGGTTCCCGAAGACCTCCCCACGCACCATGATCGGGACACCGAGGAAGGTCCGCATCGGGGGATGCCCCGGCGGGAACCCGTAGGCGCTCGGGTCGTCGGCGATGTCGTCGACGCGCCGCGGCCGCTGGTCGTCGATGAGCAGCCCGAGGATCCCCTGCCCGGTGGGCAGGTAGCGGATCCGGGTTACGTCGGCGTCGGTCATCCCGACGTGCACGAACTCCTCGAGTGTGCGGTCGGGCGCGATGACGCCGAGCGCGCCGTAGCGGGCGCCGAGCAGGTCGGTGGCGGCCTCGACGATGTGCCGGAGCAGGACGGGCAGCCGCAGGTCGGTGGCGATGATCCGGTTGGCCTGCAGCAGGCCGCGCAGCCGGCTCTGGGTGGCGAGGACGTCACGGGCACGGTCGACGAGCTGGGTCAGCAGGTCGTCGAGCTCCAGCCGGGCCACGGTGGGGAACATCAGCCCGTCGCCGCCGGGTCCGGGGGACGGCGTCATGGCCGGGCTCGCGGCCGGCTGGGCGGGCGGTTGGCCGGGCGCCGGGGCGGCCTGGCGGGCGGGCGGCGACGGGTGGGCGGCCGGCGGTTCACCGCGTGGCCCGCCGCGCCGTCCGGAGGATGTCGGTCGGCGTGGGTCCGTGTTCAAGCGTCTTCGCCTCCGGCCACGGGTCGGTGTGGAAGGGGTACTCGTGCCCGGTCAGCGCGGACCGGTCGAAACCCGGCCCGGCCTGCGCGACGGAACGGCCCGCCAGGGCCGGCTCCGGGGGCGCGCAGCGCAACTGGACGAGGTCGGTGGCGGTGGCACGGGCGAGCGCGGCGGCGCGCTGGCGGTCGTGGCGACGGGCCCAGGACGCGTCGATGACGACCGACTCGCCGCGCTCCACGGCGGTGCCGGCCCGCCGCAGCAGCTCGGAGTACACCGCGTCACCCGCATCGCCCGCGTCGGCATCGCCGGTGCGCGGCAGGTGGTTCAGCTCGCGGGCGACGGACTCGGCCCGCAGCACCGTCCAGCCCTCGGCCTCGGCCAGGTCGGCGGCCAGCGCGGAGCGCCCCGACTCGGGCGTGCCACCCACGAGGACGAGCCGCACCCGGCCGCGGCGCAGGCTCGCCAGCGCGAGCGAGGCCAGTGCGCGGGCCTCCGCGGCGGCGGCCGCCGAGCCCTGCGCGTACTGGGTGCAGGCGATCCGGCACATCACGAACGCCCGGTACGCGATGTAGAGGCTCTCCAGGGACAGCGGATGGGTGACGGCCGTGTAGGCCCGGTACTGGTCGAGCAGGAAGCGGCTGAGGTCGGCCCGGCCGAGCCGCTCGAGGTCCATCGCGAGGAAGGCGACGTCCGCCAGCACGTCGCCGACCCGCAGCCGCCGGTCGAACTCCAGACAGTCGAGGATGCGCGGGCCGTCGTCGAGGCAGTAGATGTCGTCGGCGACCAGATCGCCGTGGCCGTCGCGGATGCGGCCGTCGCGCTGCCGTTCGCGCAGGAGCGGCTCGCGGCCCTCGATGTAACGCTCGGCCAGGTGGCGGACGGTGTCGATGGTGGTCGTGTCGAGCACCGGCCCGAGGTAGGGCTCGACACCGCGCAGGACCTCGTCCCACAGGCTGCGCAGGGTGGCGGCCGACCCGGCCTCGGTGATCTCCGCCGACGTCGAGCAGCGGGCGTGGAAGTCGGCGAGCAGCCGGGCGATGGCGCGCAGCGGGCCGGTGACGTCGCTGCCGGCCGTGACCAGCGCGGACAGCCGGCGGTCGGCGGGCAGGCGCCGCATCACGACCATGTGGTCGAACACGGTTCCGTCGGGGCCGGAGATGTCGGCGACGCCCAGGTAGACGTCCGGGGCCAGCCGGCGGTTGAGGTCGACCTCGGCCTGACAGGCGGCGAGACGTGCGTCACGGGTGCGGAAGTCCAGGAACCCGAGATCGGCTGTTTTCTTTATCTTGTAGACCCGGTCGCCGAGGAAGATGAGTACCGACGTCAGCGTCTCGGTGAGAGTGGCGGGCAGCCCCGGCACCGTGCCGAGACCCTGCCCGGCACCCACGGGGACCCCGCTGCCGGTCATCGCCACACGCATTGCACGAGACTGCCGGTCAACGCATGGGGATCACAGCGTGCGTGAGTCGGGCTGCCGACGTCCGAAGGTCGGCCCGCCACGGGCGAAAGGTCACCCGGCCCCGCGCCGGCGGTGGTCCGGATGACCGGGTTGGGTCAGGCGTGACCGCGCAGGTGGCGGCGGCCGGCGGGCCGCGGGCAGGTGAGCGGCGGTGTCCGGAGCCCAGGTCGACGCGGAGGCGCCGGACGACACTCACGGGCCTTTCGGAGCGAACCAGGAGGGGAATCAGCGTGCCGACGACATCCTCATGGCAGTACGGGCGGCTGTGCTCGCTGGTCTACCAGCTCGACAAACCGATCGGCACCAGTTTCGGCGACGTCGAGTTCTACACGGAGCTGCTGGACGGCGTGACCGGTGAGATCCTCGAGCCCGCGGTCGGCACCGGCCGGCTGATCATCCCGCTCACCCGGTCAGGGCTGCGGGTGCGCGGCTACGACGTGTCCGAGTACATGCTCGGAATCGCCCGCGAGAACTGCGCGGCCCATGGAGTGCGCCCCGACCTGTTCGTCGCCGACATGGTGACCTTCCGCGAGCCCGGGACCTTCGACGCGGTCATCGTCCCCACCGGCTCCTTCGCGCTGGTCCTCGGCCGGGACGACGCGCTGCGCGCCCTGCGCAACATCCGGGAGAGCCTGCGCCCGGGCGGGCGGCTCATCGTGGACGTCGAACCGCTGCGGCCGTCCACCGCGACCCACCCGCCCGGGCACTGGTGGCACGGGGATGATCTTCTCACGCTCACCGCCGTCGAGGAGGTGCGCGCCGCCGAGCGCCAACTCGTCTACTGGAGCCGCTACGAGCTGTGGCGCGAGCGCCGGCTCGTCGAGACCGAGCTCGAGCTCTTCACCCTGCAGATGTGGGAACTGGACGAGTTCTCCGCCCTGCTCGACGAAGCCGGGTTCGGCTCCGTCGCGGTACACGCCGACTACACGGCGGCCCGGCCGCCCCGAGCCGACACCGCCGTGTGGACCTTCGAGGCGACCGCCTGAACCACGAGTGCGATCATGGCGAGATGAGCCCGCTGTACCCTCCGATCGAGCGGTACGCGCACGGCCTGCTGCCGGTCGGGAACGGCGACGACGCCGACCCGAACCAGATCTACTGGGAGACCTGCGGGAACCCGTCGGGCCGGCCGGTCCTCGTCGTCCACGGTGGCCCGGGCTCCGGGTGCTCCGCGGGCTCGCGCCGCTACTTCGACCCGGCCCGGTACCGGATCATCTTGTTCGACCAGCGCGGCTGCGGGCGCAGCACACCGCACGCGGCGGACCCGGCGACCGACCTGCGGCACAACACCACCGACCACCTGATCGCCGACATGGAACTGCTCCGTCGGCATCTCGGCGTCGACCGGTGGGCGCTGTACGGGGCCTCCTGGGGGTCGACGCTGACCCTCGCCTACGCCGAGCGGCACCCCGGGCGGGTGTCCGGGATCGTCGTCGCGGGGGTGACCACCACACGACGGACGGAGATCGACTGGCTGTACGGAGGGGTGGCGCGGT from Parafrankia discariae harbors:
- a CDS encoding SsgA family sporulation/cell division regulator, translating into MSRRPIVSDAVTWEFNATYLAENGERVPLPTSLRYDPADPIAITMSMWVTDQKAVVWTFARRLFVDGARRCAGLGDVRVRPIVRDRRRVLLVELSSPGGHAMIELPADRVGDFVCHTYDLLPASAEDAVVERDLVLRVLRGRSRS
- a CDS encoding sensor histidine kinase — translated: MTPSPGPGGDGLMFPTVARLELDDLLTQLVDRARDVLATQSRLRGLLQANRIIATDLRLPVLLRHIVEAATDLLGARYGALGVIAPDRTLEEFVHVGMTDADVTRIRYLPTGQGILGLLIDDQRPRRVDDIADDPSAYGFPPGHPPMRTFLGVPIMVRGEVFGNLYLTDKHDDAPFTAEDEELALALAANAGVAIENARLYHESQQRHLWMTASAEITRLFMAGAPDSFGMLARRVLDVADATFVALALRAEDGDGAGQHARVAVAVTDQDHDQERDQERDAGGGRAGRRIPLEHTLTGRVLTERQALRVDNAQLDALPDERTDRTGPLMVVPLVAGTDQCDGALLVGRDHGARAFTDTDLVLATSFAGHIAIALELAHTKADQERLLVLADRGRIARDLHDHVIQRLFAVALGMQDLAQYENPSNADRITAYIENIDATIKDIRRTIFELRSTHPTRGGRLRGALEKISEDIRPALGFNPVITLSGPLDSLVDERLADHLLAVAREALTNTARHARATTAELRLAVQGDTIALDAVDDGVGIGDSTRRSGLDNLRTRAEIVGGACSVTTPPGGGTHLRWTAPL
- a CDS encoding AAA family ATPase encodes the protein MRVAMTGSGVPVGAGQGLGTVPGLPATLTETLTSVLIFLGDRVYKIKKTADLGFLDFRTRDARLAACQAEVDLNRRLAPDVYLGVADISGPDGTVFDHMVVMRRLPADRRLSALVTAGSDVTGPLRAIARLLADFHARCSTSAEITEAGSAATLRSLWDEVLRGVEPYLGPVLDTTTIDTVRHLAERYIEGREPLLRERQRDGRIRDGHGDLVADDIYCLDDGPRILDCLEFDRRLRVGDVLADVAFLAMDLERLGRADLSRFLLDQYRAYTAVTHPLSLESLYIAYRAFVMCRIACTQYAQGSAAAAAEARALASLALASLRRGRVRLVLVGGTPESGRSALAADLAEAEGWTVLRAESVARELNHLPRTGDADAGDAGDAVYSELLRRAGTAVERGESVVIDASWARRHDRQRAAALARATATDLVQLRCAPPEPALAGRSVAQAGPGFDRSALTGHEYPFHTDPWPEAKTLEHGPTPTDILRTARRATR
- a CDS encoding class I SAM-dependent methyltransferase; amino-acid sequence: MPTTSSWQYGRLCSLVYQLDKPIGTSFGDVEFYTELLDGVTGEILEPAVGTGRLIIPLTRSGLRVRGYDVSEYMLGIARENCAAHGVRPDLFVADMVTFREPGTFDAVIVPTGSFALVLGRDDALRALRNIRESLRPGGRLIVDVEPLRPSTATHPPGHWWHGDDLLTLTAVEEVRAAERQLVYWSRYELWRERRLVETELELFTLQMWELDEFSALLDEAGFGSVAVHADYTAARPPRADTAVWTFEATA